A region of Rhodospirillales bacterium DNA encodes the following proteins:
- a CDS encoding penicillin-binding protein 2 yields the protein MIGRLFRRAPKRDPLEPPPAEAARRDLPPAADALDLARARLAVGAVLFTCLFVAVGLRMAYVSLLREGGEPGVTRAVNGGQIQGERAEIVDRNGVVLATSLPVMSLFATPKLVLDVEEAVQRLSATLPDLKAEEIRERLLSGRSFVWIKRGLSPREHAAVMRLGLPGFEFQPEERRFYPQGAIAPHILGYTGVDNVGLAGVEKQFDERLKAGETLRLSIDVRLQRFVEQEVVRATQRFSAIGATAAVIDASSGEVLALASLPAYDPNKHRTISNDALFNRSTLGVYEQGSTFKIFNTAMTLDTGRFTTASVFDASQPIKIDRFTIKDYHGQNRAMTVADVFRFSSNIGSAKMAAEVGVEGQRAFFEKLGMLRPVQVELPEVGHPLYPKQWRRINMLTIAFGHGMSVTPLHVASATTAMINGGVLYKPTLLRREPGKGENGKRVISEKTSRQMRDLLRLTVTEGTGKAAEVPGYEVGGKTGTAEKPGKHGYREKALISSFVGAFPMRDPRYVVVFSIDEPKGTKDTGGYATGGVVAAPSVKAIITHMTTLYGIAPVDPAAVAKALAQAPAPASPQAPAQSAPVVATAPAGPRVAAATPTIGQLVEAATSGER from the coding sequence GTGATCGGCCGCCTCTTCCGTCGCGCCCCGAAGCGCGATCCGCTGGAGCCGCCGCCGGCCGAGGCCGCGCGCCGCGACCTTCCGCCGGCGGCCGACGCGCTCGATCTAGCGCGGGCGCGGCTGGCTGTGGGCGCCGTGCTGTTCACCTGCCTGTTCGTGGCGGTCGGCCTGCGGATGGCCTACGTGTCGCTGCTGCGCGAGGGCGGCGAGCCGGGCGTGACCCGGGCGGTCAATGGCGGCCAGATCCAGGGCGAGCGCGCCGAGATCGTCGACCGCAACGGCGTCGTGCTGGCCACCTCTCTGCCGGTGATGTCGCTGTTCGCCACGCCCAAGCTGGTGCTCGACGTCGAGGAGGCCGTCCAGCGGCTTTCGGCGACCCTTCCTGACCTGAAGGCCGAGGAGATCCGCGAGCGTCTGCTGTCGGGACGCAGCTTCGTGTGGATCAAGCGCGGCCTGTCGCCGCGCGAGCACGCGGCGGTCATGCGGCTGGGCCTGCCGGGCTTCGAGTTCCAGCCGGAGGAGCGGCGCTTCTACCCGCAGGGCGCGATCGCGCCGCACATCCTCGGCTACACCGGCGTCGACAACGTCGGGCTGGCGGGCGTCGAGAAGCAGTTCGACGAGCGGTTGAAGGCGGGCGAGACGCTACGGCTGTCGATCGACGTGCGGCTGCAGCGCTTCGTCGAGCAGGAGGTGGTGCGCGCCACGCAGCGCTTCAGCGCGATCGGCGCCACGGCGGCGGTGATCGACGCCTCCAGCGGCGAGGTGCTGGCGCTGGCGTCGCTGCCTGCCTACGACCCCAACAAGCACCGCACCATCAGCAACGACGCTTTGTTCAACCGCTCGACGCTGGGCGTCTACGAGCAGGGCTCGACCTTCAAGATCTTCAACACCGCGATGACGCTCGACACCGGCCGTTTCACCACGGCGTCGGTGTTCGACGCCAGCCAGCCGATCAAGATCGACCGCTTCACGATCAAGGACTACCACGGGCAGAACCGGGCCATGACGGTGGCCGACGTGTTCCGGTTCTCCTCGAACATCGGCTCGGCCAAGATGGCGGCCGAGGTCGGCGTCGAGGGCCAGCGCGCCTTCTTCGAGAAGCTGGGCATGCTGCGGCCGGTGCAGGTCGAGCTGCCGGAGGTCGGACATCCGCTGTATCCGAAGCAGTGGCGGCGCATCAACATGCTGACCATCGCGTTCGGCCACGGCATGTCGGTGACGCCGCTGCACGTCGCCTCGGCGACGACGGCCATGATCAACGGCGGCGTCCTCTACAAGCCGACGCTGCTGCGCCGCGAGCCCGGCAAGGGCGAGAACGGCAAGCGCGTGATCTCCGAGAAGACGTCGCGCCAGATGCGCGACCTGCTGCGCCTGACCGTGACCGAGGGCACCGGCAAGGCGGCCGAGGTGCCGGGTTACGAGGTCGGCGGCAAGACCGGGACGGCCGAGAAGCCGGGCAAGCACGGCTACCGCGAGAAGGCGCTGATCAGCTCGTTCGTCGGCGCGTTCCCGATGCGCGATCCCAGGTACGTCGTGGTGTTCTCGATCGACGAGCCGAAAGGCACCAAGGACACCGGCGGCTACGCCACCGGCGGCGTGGTCGCGGCGCCGTCGGTCAAGGCGATCATCACGCACATGACGACGCTGTACGGCATCGCGCCGGTCGATCCGGCGGCGGTGGCCAAGGCATTGGCGCAAGCGCCCGCGCCGGCGTCGCCGCAGGCGCCGGCCCAGAGCGCGCCCGTCGTCGCCACCGCGCCGGCCGGGCCGCGCGTCGCCGCGGCGACGCCGACCATCGGCCAGCTGGTCGAGGCCGCCACCTCGGGGGAGCGCT
- the rsmH gene encoding 16S rRNA (cytosine(1402)-N(4))-methyltransferase RsmH, protein MSAPHVPVMAAEVLDALAVKAGGTYVDATFGAGGYSRALLATAAGRVFGIDRDPDAVRAARPMEAESGGRLAVLEGRFGDMVGLLGARGVAAVDGVAMDLGVSSMQFDRAERGFSFRNDGPLDMRMSGDGPTAAEFVNRAEAGELADVIYAYGEERQSRRVARAIVARRAEKPFERTAELADVVRRALGPAAARDKIDPATRTFQALRIHVNDELGELERGLAAAEELLAPGGRLAVVSFHSLEDRAVKAFLRDGADSGPRPSRHAPPAAAAARAPRWRVVTRRPVTPGEAEVAANPRARSARLRVGERLAAAGGAA, encoded by the coding sequence ATGAGCGCGCCGCATGTCCCCGTGATGGCCGCCGAGGTGCTCGACGCGCTCGCGGTGAAGGCCGGCGGCACCTATGTCGACGCCACGTTCGGCGCCGGCGGCTACAGCCGCGCGCTGCTGGCGACCGCGGCGGGACGCGTGTTCGGCATCGACCGCGATCCGGACGCGGTGCGCGCGGCGCGGCCCATGGAGGCGGAGTCCGGCGGCCGCCTGGCGGTGCTCGAGGGACGCTTCGGCGACATGGTCGGGCTGCTGGGCGCGCGCGGCGTCGCCGCCGTCGACGGCGTGGCGATGGATCTCGGCGTGTCGTCGATGCAGTTCGACCGCGCCGAGCGCGGCTTCTCGTTCCGCAACGACGGGCCGCTGGACATGCGCATGTCCGGCGACGGCCCGACGGCGGCGGAGTTCGTCAACCGCGCCGAGGCCGGCGAGCTGGCCGACGTGATCTACGCCTACGGCGAGGAGCGGCAGTCGCGCCGCGTGGCGCGCGCCATCGTGGCGCGCCGCGCCGAGAAGCCGTTCGAGCGCACCGCCGAGCTGGCCGACGTGGTGCGCCGCGCGCTGGGTCCCGCCGCCGCGCGCGACAAGATCGATCCCGCGACGCGGACCTTCCAGGCGCTGCGCATCCACGTGAACGACGAGCTGGGCGAGCTCGAGCGCGGTCTCGCCGCCGCCGAGGAGTTGCTGGCGCCCGGCGGCCGCCTCGCGGTGGTGTCGTTCCATTCGCTCGAGGACCGCGCCGTCAAGGCGTTCCTGCGCGACGGCGCCGATTCCGGCCCGCGGCCGTCGCGCCACGCGCCGCCTGCCGCGGCCGCGGCGCGCGCGCCGCGGTGGCGCGTCGTCACGCGCCGCCCCGTCACGCCGGGCGAGGCCGAGGTCGCCGCCAATCCGCGCGCGCGCTCGGCGCGGCTGCGCGTCGGCGAGCGGCTGGCGGCCGCCGGAGGCGCCGCATGA